The Zingiber officinale cultivar Zhangliang chromosome 9A, Zo_v1.1, whole genome shotgun sequence genome window below encodes:
- the LOC122020025 gene encoding G-type lectin S-receptor-like serine/threonine-protein kinase At4g27290 isoform X2, which yields MNSLMKKILSSMAAVLHLLMAIKLLAGIAVITVHGAEDTMYPGEYLYEGQTLISANGRFTLGFFSPGDRRSVYAGVWYTNVTDTAQAVVWVINNDRPVTISPGYLHFTDDGMFGVYDYEQSRLWVTGSPRRRNSTLVRLSDSGNLMLVDLDSNTTLLQSFDYFGDSMVPGMKLGLDRGSSNLRRQLVSWRTSTNPYPGEYSVAIETRGNRPEMFVRHDQSAAGVVFRSGPWTGRGFSGIPAMANSTRFRFEFVSNSEEVSFSFNATDDSILSRAVVDSGGAFRLQEWSDAGGGWNTEWTVPGDYCDHYARCGANAICSSANSQACLCLQGFVPRIRENWNQNRFSDGCVSTSASSSSPPSPNCSSEGFSQWRMVKLPDTENATAVGNRTLDECRDLCSRNCSCMAHAVTAWDGCLMWRGDLIDVRMFSQGGDELFVRLVAAPDNYSEKQSKRSVKIIAIATTLGILLFLTASVFIWWRRKRIKKEEDLESNLPKLTPWWFDCWSRSSSDGAVHQDDASSIGSLPSFALSTIKSATDNFSTCNKLGEGGFGIVYKGELMDGKQIAVKMLSRYSSQGPDQFRNELSLIANLQHRNLVRLLGCCIEGDERILVLEYMENKSLDAFIYDKTRSGLLDWHTRYQIIISIARGLLYLHQDSNLRVIHRDLKPSNILLDKDMNPKISDFGIARIFEGDNIQENTTTRPIGTFGYMAPEYIGKGVFSLKSDVFSFGVIVLEIISGMRNKVFNLTDCRLNLLGHAYLLWKEGRTLELLDESLGSSSPPPEILECVRVGLLCVQENSEDRPTMAEVVLMLTNEDVPVTPPKEPMSIAEDSDEYSCTSLQTQGSVPTDMPPETRSTPTTAAPIARPYQEQTDWKTDDLCVQRPWKSVSEKAKSR from the exons ATGAACTCATTAATGAAGAAGATCTTGTCGTCCATGGCGGCCGTGCTCCATCTTTTAATGGCGATTAAGCTTCTTGCAGGGATCGCAGTGATCACTGTTCATGGCGCAG AGGACACGATGTATCCGGGGGAGTATCTCTACGAAGGGCAGACGTTGATCTCGGCCAACGGGAGATTCACGTTGGGCTTCTTCAGCCCCGGCGATCGCCGGAGCGTCTACGCGGGAGTCTGGTACACCAACGTGACCGACACGGCGCAGGCGGTGGTGTGGGTGATCAACAATGACAGACCGGTCACGATATCGCCGGGGTACCTCCACTTCACCGACGACGGCATGTTCGGCGTCTACGACTACGAGCAGAGCAGGCTGTGGGTAACCGGCTCACCTCGCCGGAGAAACAGCACGCTCGTTCGGCTGTCGGATTCGGGAAACCTCATGCTCGTCGACCTCGACAGCAACACGACGCTGCTGCAGAGCTTCGATTACTTCGGCGACTCGATGGTTCCAGGGATGAAGCTCGGGTTGGACAGGGGAAGCAGCAACCTCAGGAGGCAGCTCGTGTCGTGGCGAACCTCAACGAATCCGTATCCCGGGGAATATTCCGTCGCGATCGAGACGAGAGGTAACCGGCCGGAGATGTTCGTCAGGCACGATCAGTCCGCCGCCGGCGTGGTCTTCCGGAGCGGTCCGTGGACCGGACGGGGGTTCAGCGGAATCCCAGCGATGGCGAACTCGACCCGGTTCAGGTTCGAGTTCGTGTCCAATTCAGAAGAG GTCTCCTTCTCGTTCAACGCCACCGACGACTCGATTCTCTCCCGCGCCGTTGTGGATTCCGGCGGAGCATTTCGGCTCCAGGAATGGTCAGATGCCGGAGGCGGATGGAACACGGAGTGGACCGTGCCGGGCGACTACTGCGACCATTACGCCCGTTGCGGCGCGAACGCTATTTGCTCCAGCGCCAACTCGCAGGCGTGCCTGTGCCTGCAGGGCTTCGTCCCAAGGATCCGAGAAAACTGGAACCAAAACCGCTTCTCCGATGGCTGCGTCAGCACATCGGCCTCTTCGTCGTCTCCTCCGTCGCCGAATTGCTCGTCGGAAGGGTTCTCTCAGTGGAGGATGGTGAAGCTGCCGGACACGGAGAATGCCACTGCCGTCGGGAACAGGACGCTCGACGAGTGCAGAGACTTGTGCTCCAGGAACTGTTCGTGCATGGCGCACGCCGTCACGGCGTGGGACGGTTGCTTGATGTGGCGAGGCGATTTGATCGACGTGAGGATGTTCTCACAAGGCGGCGACGAGCTTTTTGTTCGCCTTGTTGCAGCTCCTGACAACT ATTCTGAAAAACAATCTAAGAGGTCTGTAAAGATCATAGCCATTGCTACAACTTTGGGCATCCTTTTGTTCCTGACCGCGTCTGTGTTCATTTGGTGGAGAAGGAAAAGAATCAAAA AAGAAGAAGATTTGGAGTCGAACCTGCCGAAATTAACACCGTGGTGGTTCGATTGCTGGAGTAGGAGTTCTTCTGATGGAGCAGTACATCAGGATGATG CGAGCTCAATCGGGTCGTTGCCTTCCTTTGCTTTGTCTACGATAAAATCTGCTACTGATAACTTCTCCACTTGCAACAAACTTGGAGAAGGTGGATTTGGCATTGTTTATAAG GGAGAGCTGATGGATGGAAAACAGATTGCTGTGAAAATGTTGTCGAGATACTCATCGCAGGGGCCTGATCAGTTCCGAAATGAGCTTTCGCTGATTGCCAACTTGCAGCACAGGAATCTCGTCCGCCTGCTTGGCTGTTGCATCGAAGGAGATGAGCGCATACTCGTGTTGGAGTACATGGAAAATAAGAGCTTGGATGCTTTCATATATG ATAAGACAAGGAGTGGTTTGTTGGACTGGCACACGCGGTATCAAATCATTATCAGTATCGCTCGAGGGCTTCTCTACTTGCATCAAGACTCTAACTTGAGGGTCATCCATCGAGACCTTAAACCAAGCAACATCCTTCTTGACAAAGACATGAATCCAAAAATATCGGACTTTGGAATAGCAAGAATTTTTGAAGGAGACAACATTCAAGAGAATACTACTACGAGACCTATTGGAACATT TGGATATATGGCGCCCGAGTACATTGGGAAGGGAGTGTTTTCTTTGAAATCAGATGTTTTCAGCTTCGGCGTAATAGTCTTGGAAATCATAAGTGGCATGAGGAATAAAGTGTTCAACCTGACAGATTGCCGGTTAAACCTTTTAGGTCAT GCATATTTGTTATGGAAGGAAGGCAGGACTCTGGAGCTACTCGATGAATCATTGGGCTCCTCCTCTCCTCCGCCTGAGATACTGGAGTGTGTAAGAGTAGGTCTTCTATGCGTGCAAGAAAATAGTGAAGATAGGCCGACAATGGCAGAGGTCGTGCTGATGCTAACAAATGAAGATGTACCAGTGACTCCACCTAAAGAACCCATGAGTATTGCAGAAGATTCTGATGAATACTCGTGTACCTCTTTACAGACTCAAGGGAGTGTCCCTACAG ATATGCCACCGGAGACCAGATCCACGCCGACAACTGCTGCTCCAATTGCTAGACCATACCAAGAACAAACAGATTGGAAGACTGATGATCTCTGTGTACAACGACCATGGAAATCAGTTTCTGAAAAGGCCAAATCAAGATGA
- the LOC122020025 gene encoding G-type lectin S-receptor-like serine/threonine-protein kinase At4g27290 isoform X1 produces the protein MNSLMKKILSSMAAVLHLLMAIKLLAGIAVITVHGAEDTMYPGEYLYEGQTLISANGRFTLGFFSPGDRRSVYAGVWYTNVTDTAQAVVWVINNDRPVTISPGYLHFTDDGMFGVYDYEQSRLWVTGSPRRRNSTLVRLSDSGNLMLVDLDSNTTLLQSFDYFGDSMVPGMKLGLDRGSSNLRRQLVSWRTSTNPYPGEYSVAIETRGNRPEMFVRHDQSAAGVVFRSGPWTGRGFSGIPAMANSTRFRFEFVSNSEEVSFSFNATDDSILSRAVVDSGGAFRLQEWSDAGGGWNTEWTVPGDYCDHYARCGANAICSSANSQACLCLQGFVPRIRENWNQNRFSDGCVSTSASSSSPPSPNCSSEGFSQWRMVKLPDTENATAVGNRTLDECRDLCSRNCSCMAHAVTAWDGCLMWRGDLIDVRMFSQGGDELFVRLVAAPDNYSEKQSKRSVKIIAIATTLGILLFLTASVFIWWRRKRIKKEEDLESNLPKLTPWWFDCWSRSSSDGAVHQDDGTASSIGSLPSFALSTIKSATDNFSTCNKLGEGGFGIVYKGELMDGKQIAVKMLSRYSSQGPDQFRNELSLIANLQHRNLVRLLGCCIEGDERILVLEYMENKSLDAFIYDKTRSGLLDWHTRYQIIISIARGLLYLHQDSNLRVIHRDLKPSNILLDKDMNPKISDFGIARIFEGDNIQENTTTRPIGTFGYMAPEYIGKGVFSLKSDVFSFGVIVLEIISGMRNKVFNLTDCRLNLLGHAYLLWKEGRTLELLDESLGSSSPPPEILECVRVGLLCVQENSEDRPTMAEVVLMLTNEDVPVTPPKEPMSIAEDSDEYSCTSLQTQGSVPTDMPPETRSTPTTAAPIARPYQEQTDWKTDDLCVQRPWKSVSEKAKSR, from the exons ATGAACTCATTAATGAAGAAGATCTTGTCGTCCATGGCGGCCGTGCTCCATCTTTTAATGGCGATTAAGCTTCTTGCAGGGATCGCAGTGATCACTGTTCATGGCGCAG AGGACACGATGTATCCGGGGGAGTATCTCTACGAAGGGCAGACGTTGATCTCGGCCAACGGGAGATTCACGTTGGGCTTCTTCAGCCCCGGCGATCGCCGGAGCGTCTACGCGGGAGTCTGGTACACCAACGTGACCGACACGGCGCAGGCGGTGGTGTGGGTGATCAACAATGACAGACCGGTCACGATATCGCCGGGGTACCTCCACTTCACCGACGACGGCATGTTCGGCGTCTACGACTACGAGCAGAGCAGGCTGTGGGTAACCGGCTCACCTCGCCGGAGAAACAGCACGCTCGTTCGGCTGTCGGATTCGGGAAACCTCATGCTCGTCGACCTCGACAGCAACACGACGCTGCTGCAGAGCTTCGATTACTTCGGCGACTCGATGGTTCCAGGGATGAAGCTCGGGTTGGACAGGGGAAGCAGCAACCTCAGGAGGCAGCTCGTGTCGTGGCGAACCTCAACGAATCCGTATCCCGGGGAATATTCCGTCGCGATCGAGACGAGAGGTAACCGGCCGGAGATGTTCGTCAGGCACGATCAGTCCGCCGCCGGCGTGGTCTTCCGGAGCGGTCCGTGGACCGGACGGGGGTTCAGCGGAATCCCAGCGATGGCGAACTCGACCCGGTTCAGGTTCGAGTTCGTGTCCAATTCAGAAGAG GTCTCCTTCTCGTTCAACGCCACCGACGACTCGATTCTCTCCCGCGCCGTTGTGGATTCCGGCGGAGCATTTCGGCTCCAGGAATGGTCAGATGCCGGAGGCGGATGGAACACGGAGTGGACCGTGCCGGGCGACTACTGCGACCATTACGCCCGTTGCGGCGCGAACGCTATTTGCTCCAGCGCCAACTCGCAGGCGTGCCTGTGCCTGCAGGGCTTCGTCCCAAGGATCCGAGAAAACTGGAACCAAAACCGCTTCTCCGATGGCTGCGTCAGCACATCGGCCTCTTCGTCGTCTCCTCCGTCGCCGAATTGCTCGTCGGAAGGGTTCTCTCAGTGGAGGATGGTGAAGCTGCCGGACACGGAGAATGCCACTGCCGTCGGGAACAGGACGCTCGACGAGTGCAGAGACTTGTGCTCCAGGAACTGTTCGTGCATGGCGCACGCCGTCACGGCGTGGGACGGTTGCTTGATGTGGCGAGGCGATTTGATCGACGTGAGGATGTTCTCACAAGGCGGCGACGAGCTTTTTGTTCGCCTTGTTGCAGCTCCTGACAACT ATTCTGAAAAACAATCTAAGAGGTCTGTAAAGATCATAGCCATTGCTACAACTTTGGGCATCCTTTTGTTCCTGACCGCGTCTGTGTTCATTTGGTGGAGAAGGAAAAGAATCAAAA AAGAAGAAGATTTGGAGTCGAACCTGCCGAAATTAACACCGTGGTGGTTCGATTGCTGGAGTAGGAGTTCTTCTGATGGAGCAGTACATCAGGATGATG GTACAGCGAGCTCAATCGGGTCGTTGCCTTCCTTTGCTTTGTCTACGATAAAATCTGCTACTGATAACTTCTCCACTTGCAACAAACTTGGAGAAGGTGGATTTGGCATTGTTTATAAG GGAGAGCTGATGGATGGAAAACAGATTGCTGTGAAAATGTTGTCGAGATACTCATCGCAGGGGCCTGATCAGTTCCGAAATGAGCTTTCGCTGATTGCCAACTTGCAGCACAGGAATCTCGTCCGCCTGCTTGGCTGTTGCATCGAAGGAGATGAGCGCATACTCGTGTTGGAGTACATGGAAAATAAGAGCTTGGATGCTTTCATATATG ATAAGACAAGGAGTGGTTTGTTGGACTGGCACACGCGGTATCAAATCATTATCAGTATCGCTCGAGGGCTTCTCTACTTGCATCAAGACTCTAACTTGAGGGTCATCCATCGAGACCTTAAACCAAGCAACATCCTTCTTGACAAAGACATGAATCCAAAAATATCGGACTTTGGAATAGCAAGAATTTTTGAAGGAGACAACATTCAAGAGAATACTACTACGAGACCTATTGGAACATT TGGATATATGGCGCCCGAGTACATTGGGAAGGGAGTGTTTTCTTTGAAATCAGATGTTTTCAGCTTCGGCGTAATAGTCTTGGAAATCATAAGTGGCATGAGGAATAAAGTGTTCAACCTGACAGATTGCCGGTTAAACCTTTTAGGTCAT GCATATTTGTTATGGAAGGAAGGCAGGACTCTGGAGCTACTCGATGAATCATTGGGCTCCTCCTCTCCTCCGCCTGAGATACTGGAGTGTGTAAGAGTAGGTCTTCTATGCGTGCAAGAAAATAGTGAAGATAGGCCGACAATGGCAGAGGTCGTGCTGATGCTAACAAATGAAGATGTACCAGTGACTCCACCTAAAGAACCCATGAGTATTGCAGAAGATTCTGATGAATACTCGTGTACCTCTTTACAGACTCAAGGGAGTGTCCCTACAG ATATGCCACCGGAGACCAGATCCACGCCGACAACTGCTGCTCCAATTGCTAGACCATACCAAGAACAAACAGATTGGAAGACTGATGATCTCTGTGTACAACGACCATGGAAATCAGTTTCTGAAAAGGCCAAATCAAGATGA